One Flavobacteriales bacterium genomic window, CTACACCAATACTGATTGCAGCATCCGCTATGTTGAAGATAGGACCAAAGAAAGTAATGGTTTGATTACTCATTAAAGGTGACCAAGAAGGCATTTGGAAATTGAAGAAATTGAATGAGAGCATGTCTACCACTTTACCTTCCAGTAGATCTCCATATCCTGGTCCATCTGGAAAAATTGATGCTATTTCGTGAAATGGGGTATTAAATATTACTCCATAGAATATACTATCTAAGATATTCCCAACAGCGCCAGCAAAGATTAGTGCGACACTAATGAGTAAACCTTGGTGGGCGTTTTTCTTTACTAAGCTTTGCAGGTATAGGAAGATCATTGCGGCTGCAATAATTCTAAAGAGGCTAAGCGCAATTTTTCCATATTCCCAATCGAGCTCCATGCCGAAAGCCATACCTGGATTTTCTACAAAATAGAGTTTAAACCAAGTGCCGAACACAAAGATTTTTTCTCCTAAGAACATATTTGTCTTGATCCAAATTTTTAAAATCTGGTCTAGAGATAAAACAAGGAAAATTGTAATTAATGCTTTTCTCAAAAGTAGTGGCGATTATTTTTGCCCCTTTTTTGCATCAATACTAAGAGTTGCATGAGGTACAATTCGAAGACGTTGTTTAGAAATTAAGTTACCAGTAGCTCTACAGATGCCGTAAGTTTTGTTCTCAATTCTAATTAGAGCATTATTCAAATGATGAATAAACTTTTGCTGACGAGCAGCAAGTTGTGCAGTTTCTTCCTTAGACAAAACATCAGAACCTTCTTCCATCACCTTAAAAGTTCTAGAAGTATCAT contains:
- a CDS encoding TraR/DksA C4-type zinc finger protein, whose amino-acid sequence is MAESKNITRYTDADLVEFKAIIENKLSEAMSDLELLKNTMSGKDNHGTDDTSRTFKVMEEGSDVLSKEETAQLAARQQKFIHHLNNALIRIENKTYGICRATGNLISKQRLRIVPHATLSIDAKKGQK
- a CDS encoding lipoprotein signal peptidase; amino-acid sequence: MRKALITIFLVLSLDQILKIWIKTNMFLGEKIFVFGTWFKLYFVENPGMAFGMELDWEYGKIALSLFRIIAAAMIFLYLQSLVKKNAHQGLLISVALIFAGAVGNILDSIFYGVIFNTPFHEIASIFPDGPGYGDLLEGKVVDMLSFNFFNFQMPSWSPLMSNQTITFFGPIFNIADAAISIGVGLITVFQKRFFASLEEDAKAEKEAVLQEEIIRE